The proteins below come from a single Corylus avellana chromosome ca3, CavTom2PMs-1.0 genomic window:
- the LOC132173770 gene encoding zinc transporter 1-like — MINLGASSFNIFNLLFLLILLSSTPYVVSGECTCEAETTEKNKGEALKYKIASIATILFTGAVGVSIPLLGKRIPTLRPEHDIFFMIKAFAAGVILATGFIHILPDAFERLTSPCLNKNPWGKFPFTGFIAMVSAIGTLMVDSFATGFYTRLHFKNSKQLSPDEEEGNKHAGHLHVHTHATHGHAHGSAAHPEELNMAELIRFRVISQVLEMGIVAHSVIIGISLGASQSTDTIKPLLAALSFHQFFEGLGLGGCISQAKFKTTSAAIMATFFSLTTPLGIAIGIGISSVYNENSPTSLIVEGVFDAASAGILIYMALVDLLAADFMNPRVQSNLKIQLGANISLLLGAGCMSFIAKWA, encoded by the exons ATGATCAATCTTGGAGCTTCTTCCTTCAACATCTTCAACCTCTTATTTCTTCTAATACTTCTCTCCTCCACTCCCTATGTAGTGTCGGGAGAGTGCACGTGCGAGGCAGAGACCACAGAGAAGAACAAAGGGGAAGCACTCAAATACAAAATAGCTTCGATTGCGACCATTCTTTTCACCGGTGCGGTGGGGGTGAGCATCCCTTTGCTGGGGAAGAGGATTCCGACTCTAAGGCCTGAACATGATATCTTCTTCATGATCAAGGCGTTCGCGGCGGGGGTGATTTTGGCAACCGGGTTTATCCACATACTTCCCGACGCTTTTGAGAGATTGACATCTCCCTGCCTCAACAAAAATCCATGGGGGAAATTTCCTTTCACTGGCTTCATTGCCATGGTGTCTGCTATAGGGACGTTAATGGTGGATTCATTCGCGACGGGGTTTTATACGAGGCTGCACTTTAAGAATAGTAAGCAGTTGAGTCCTGATGAAGAGGAGGGCAATAAGCATGCCGGTCACTTACATGTCCATACACATGCCACTCATGGCCATGCTCATGGCTCCGCCGCCCACCCCGAGGAGTTGAATATGGCGGAGCTCATCCGTTTTCGTGTTATATCACAA GTGTTGGAGATGGGAATTGTGGCTCATTCGGTGATAATCGGAATATCTTTGGGTGCTTCTCAGAGCACAGATACAATAAAACCTCTGCTGGCAGCCCTGTCTTTTCATCAGTTTTTTGAAGGGTTGGGTCTCGGCGGCTGCATCTCTCAG gcGAAATTCAAGACTACTTCTGCGGCAATAATGGCAACATTTTTCTCCCTCACAACCCCTCTAGGAATAGCAATTGGGATTGGAATATCGAGTGTTTACAATGAGAATAGCCCAACTTCTTTGATTGTTGAAGGGGTTTTTGACGCTGCTTCTGCTGGGATCTTGATTTACATGGCACTTGTTGACCTATTAGCTGCAGATTTCATGAACCCAAGAGTTCAAAGCAATTTGAAAATTCAATTAGGGGCAAATATCTCACTTCTTCTTGGAGCTGGTTGTATGTCTTTCATCGCCAAATGGGCTTGA
- the LOC132176491 gene encoding extensin-like, whose amino-acid sequence MERSCRSGYNMMRVCFLLLLYITIAACIFFTHCEARRSVQQSRLPRHPRSTPIIKTTKKLKVRRKLGILDPLLNSLSTQTYSLSSPFSLPPFESLGPMPMPENAPPSPYCLYPPNTPQPPSTAIPGPVGYTPSSPFYLPPALPIPPPSPTTTIPGPPTTLPGPPEVVPSPFVYIPTPPGSTFSPPYYEPSPPSYVPSPPSYVPSPSTGFVPSPPSYVPSPTIFVPSPPVFEPPVVFPPPTVPPPPNKAPNTALWCVAKPSVPDPIIQEAMDYACWSGADCASIQPDGSCFHPNTLFAHASFAFNSYWQRTRVAGGTCEFGGTAMLVTVDPSYDGCHFDYY is encoded by the exons ATGGAAAGAAGCTGCAGATCAGGCTACAACATGATGAGAGTTTGCTTTTTACTACTTCTCTATATAACTATTGCAGCCTGCATTTTCTTCACTCATTGTG aAGCAAGAAGATCAGTGCAACAATCCAGACTTCCAAGACATCCCAGAAGTACTCCAATCATCAAAACCACAAAGAAGTTGAAAGTTAGAAGAAAGTTGGGCATTCTTGACCCCTTGCTGAATTCTTTAAGCACCCAAACCTACAGTTTGAGTTCACCATTTTCTTTGCCACCATTTGAGTCCCTAGGTCCAATGCCCATGCCTGAAAATGCTCCTCCTTCTCCATATTGCCTTTATCCACCCAATACCCCACAACCTCCTTCTACAGCCATTCCAGGCCCTGTAGGATACACACCCTCATCACCATTCTATCTCCCACCAGCTCTTCCAATCCCACCTCCAAGCCCAACCACCACCATTCCAGGCCCACCTACAACTCTTCCTGGCCCACCAGAAGTTGTACCTAGTCCCTTTGTATACATTCCAACCCCACCCGGGTCCACGTTCAGCCCACCTTACTATGAGCCCAGCCCGCCAAGCTACGTCCCAAGCCCGCCTTCGTATGTTCCATCTCCTAGTACTGGGTTTGTTCCAAGCCCACCTTCGTATGTTCCGTCTCCTACTATTTTTGTTCCGAGCCCACCGGTGTTTGAACCACCGGTGGTGTTTCCGCCACCGACCGTGCCGCCACCTCCGAACAAGGCCCCAAACACAGCCCTTTGGTGTGTGGCTAAGCCATCAGTGCCTGACCCAATCATTCAGGAAGCAATGGACTATGCTTGTTGGTCTGGAGCTGATTGCGCTTCAATTCAGCCCGATGGGTCCTGCTTTCACCCCAACACTTTGTTTGCACACGCTTCATTCGCTTTCAATAGCTACTGGCAGAGGACCAGAGTGGCTGGTGGCACGTGCGAGTTCGGTGGGACAGCCATGCTCGTCACAGTTGATCCAA GCTATGATGGATGCCACTTTGACTACTACTAA